TAATAAATTCAGCGTGGTGTAACGTTTTACCACCTGTTATCAAGGCAGGAATTTGCGCTTATGTCACTGAAAAAAACCACAATTAATGATGTTGCCGCGCAGGCGGGTGTCTCAGTCACTACCGTGTCGATGGTGTTGTCAGGTAAAGGCCGAATCTCCTCGGTGACCTCAGAACGGGTTCACGAAGCGATCGAATTACTCGGTTATGTGCCTAACCGCTCCGCCACCATGCTGCGTGGCGGCGGCAGCGGTGCGGTGGGATTGATCGTGCGTGACCTGTGCACGCCGTTTTATGCCGAGATGATTGCCGGTCTTAGCGATGCGCTGGAACAACAGGGCAAGCTGCTGGTGTTGGCGCAGAGCGGTGCAGAAGGCCATCAGCTGCAACGCAGCTTTGATATGCTGGTGGCGCAGGGCGTGGAAGGCATTGTGCTGGCAGGCGGCGTGGAGGGCGCCGGCGAACTGAGTCTGCGTGCTCAGGAGCTGGGCGTGGCCATGGTCTGCGCCTCGCGGGCCAGTACGCTGGAAGAGCTGGACGCTATTCGTCCCGACAACATGCAGGCCGCCAAAATGGCAACGGAATATCTGA
The sequence above is drawn from the Duffyella gerundensis genome and encodes:
- the malI gene encoding Mal regulon transcriptional regulator MalI, which produces MSLKKTTINDVAAQAGVSVTTVSMVLSGKGRISSVTSERVHEAIELLGYVPNRSATMLRGGGSGAVGLIVRDLCTPFYAEMIAGLSDALEQQGKLLVLAQSGAEGHQLQRSFDMLVAQGVEGIVLAGGVEGAGELSLRAQELGVAMVCASRASTLEELDAIRPDNMQAAKMATEYLIKRGHRAIAWLGGSAGSVTRAERVGGYCSTLMQHGLPLRSEWVIECADQQRDAAERAHTLLQHHPAITAVLCYNAAVAMGCYFGAQRAGRRIGGEVSAASLALVGFGDAPEAELTDPPLTFITSSAREIGRNAAIRLLRRIQDPLEPVQNVIVPARLVERLSA